One Malus sylvestris chromosome 14, drMalSylv7.2, whole genome shotgun sequence DNA segment encodes these proteins:
- the LOC126599857 gene encoding F-box protein SKIP23-like, protein MLVDLAHNPLPLDFPWLMLPDHHRHHHHGVHDGAEAYENQNLKCFFSLYTHQTHCLVLPEAFEKTVCGSSSGWLILRDETTSSVALLNPLNRAQIALPQLCSSPFYDQDPSRVLHKAVLSADPSRYPFDYKVLAIFGEKRRLVCYKARDKTWTVLQDAGNNYEDIILFKGEELLATTEIGKLVVCDLDDDGCFSSVVDEIAPPFTFKGGKVYLVGIGGELVMLIRFVQDNPRYGHETYDFEAYRYDQFESEWEPINGLGEWTIFVGHNHTSAIKAQDFKGLIKPNSIYFTDDSLDMEDSLMVGHDLGVFSMEDRKVEPLGCDLSGFMYVWPRPVWFMPSMA, encoded by the coding sequence ATGTTGGTCGACCTTGCCCACAATCCTCTCCCTCTCGACTTCCCATGGCTCATGCTGCCCGACCACCACCGTCACCACCACCACGGCGTTCATGACGGCGCTGAAGCTTACGAAAACCAAAACCTGAAGTGTTTCTTCAGCCTTTACACCCACCAAACCCACTGTCTCGTACTGCCCGAGGCTTTCGAAAAGACTGTGTGTGGCTCGTCATCGGGGTGGCTAATCTTGCGCGATGAAACCACGTCGTCTGTCGCCCTCCTCAACCCTCTCAACCGCGCCCAAATCGCTCTCCCACAGCTCTGCTCCTCTCCGTTTTACGATCAAGACCCTTCACGTGTTCTTCACAAAGCTGTGCTATCCGCAGACCCTTCCCGCTATCCGTTTGATTACAAAGTGTTGGCGATTTTCGGAGAGAAGCGAAGGCTCGTATGCTACAAAGCGAGGGACAAGACATGGACAGTGCTACAAGATGCAGGGAATAACTATGAAGACATTATTTTGTTTAAGGGGGAGGAGTTGCTTGCCACTACTGAGATTGGAAAGCTCGTTGTGTGCGATCTTGATGACGATGGCTGTTTTTCGTCGGTCGTTGATGAAATCGCTCCCCCTTTTACCTTCAAAGGAGGCAAAGTTTATCTTGTCGGCATTGGTGGAGAGCTCGTGATGCTGATAAGATTTGTGCAGGACAACCCTCGTTACGGCCATGAGACTTATGACTTCGAGGCTTACAGGTATGATCAGTTTGAAAGCGAATGGGAACCCATCAATGGCTTAGGGGAGTGGACAATTTTCGTGGGGCATAACCACACTTCTGCCATTAAAGCTCAAGATTTCAAGGGGCTAATAAAACCCAACAGCATCTATTTCACTGACGATAGTTTGGACATGGAAGATAGCTTGATGGTTGGCCACGATTTGGGAGTCTTTAGCATGGAAGACAGAAAAGTTGAGCCGCTCGGATGTGATTTGAGTGGATTCATGTATGTTTGGCCGCGTCCGGTCTGGTTTATGCCAAGCATGGCTTGA